The Prionailurus viverrinus isolate Anna chromosome B4, UM_Priviv_1.0, whole genome shotgun sequence genome has a window encoding:
- the DDIT3 gene encoding DNA damage-inducible transcript 3 protein produces MAAESLPFSFGTLSSWELEAWYEDLQEVLSSDENGATYVSPPGNEEESKTFTTLDPASLAWLTEEPGPAEVTNTSQSPRSPDSIQSSLAQEEEEEDQERPRKRKQSGQSLAGAGKQRMKEKEQENERKVAQLAEENERLKQEIERLTREVEATRRALIDRMVNLHKA; encoded by the exons ATGGCAGCCGAGTCATTGCCTTTTTCCTTCGGGACACTGTCCAGCTGGGAGCTGGAAGCCTGGTATGAGGACCTGCAGGAGGTGCTGTCCTCAGATGAAAATGGGGCTACCTATGTTTCACCCCCTGGAAACGAG GAAGAATCAAAAACTTTTACCACTCTTGACCCTGCGTCTCTGGCTTGGCTAACTGAGGAGCCAGGACCAGCAGAGGTCACGAACACCTCCCAGAGCCCTCGCTCTCCTGATTCCATTCAGAGCTCCCTGGctcaggaggaagaagaggaagaccaAGAAAGACCCAGGAAGCGGAAACAGAGTGGCCAGTCCCTAGCTGGAGCTGGAAAGCAACGcatgaaggagaaagaacaagagaatgagagaaaagtgGCACAGCTAGCTGAAGAGAATGAACGGCTCAAGCAGGAAATCGAGCGCCTGACCAGGGAAGTGGAGGCGACTCGCCGAGCTCTGATTGACCGAATGGTTAACCTGCACAAAGCGTGA